One segment of Pirellulales bacterium DNA contains the following:
- a CDS encoding ferritin-like domain-containing protein, which yields MAASSWFGKMLGMSLTLDNLEDLLIQQLQDLYSAEEQLISAIPKMAEAAFSSQLKSAFETHLQETRRQKERLERAFQLLGQDAVAEKCQAMAGLISEGSEIIQATGDPEVKDAALIAAAQRVEHYEIAGYGCARTFARHLHREDVAAILQQNLEEESRTDDLLTQIAESSVNAVAAHA from the coding sequence ATGGCGGCTTCATCATGGTTCGGAAAAATGTTAGGGATGTCACTGACGCTCGACAACCTGGAGGATCTGCTGATTCAACAATTGCAAGACCTTTACAGCGCTGAAGAGCAGCTCATCTCGGCGATTCCCAAGATGGCTGAGGCGGCGTTCAGCTCGCAACTGAAGTCGGCGTTCGAAACGCACCTGCAAGAGACGCGTCGCCAGAAGGAACGGCTGGAGCGGGCGTTTCAGTTGTTGGGCCAGGATGCCGTGGCGGAAAAATGCCAGGCCATGGCGGGACTGATCTCGGAGGGGTCCGAGATCATCCAGGCCACGGGCGACCCGGAGGTGAAAGACGCGGCGTTGATCGCGGCGGCGCAACGCGTCGAGCATTACGAGATTGCCGGCTACGGCTGCGCTCGCACGTTTGCTCGACATTTGCACCGCGAGGATGTCGCCGCCATCTTGCAGCAGAACCTGGAGGAGGAAAGCCGCACGGACGACCTGCTGACCCAGATCGCCGAAAGCTCAGTCAACGCGGTGGCCGCACACGCGTGA
- a CDS encoding DUF1328 domain-containing protein yields MLYWAALFLIVAIVAGVFGFFGIAGAAVGIAKILFFVFLVLFIVSLLAGGFRRPMP; encoded by the coding sequence ATGTTGTACTGGGCTGCACTTTTTCTGATCGTGGCGATTGTAGCCGGGGTGTTCGGCTTTTTCGGTATCGCCGGAGCCGCCGTGGGCATCGCCAAAATCTTGTTCTTCGTGTTCTTGGTGCTCTTTATCGTCAGCCTGCTGGCCGGCGGGTTCAGGCGCCCGATGCCTTAA
- a CDS encoding CsbD family protein, whose protein sequence is MSGKTDELKGRVKEAAGAVADNDHLRREGKTDQAAGKVKQKVEHVVDKAKDKLEELNERTGKVGWAVLWLLGVPLPILVVLYLLMGR, encoded by the coding sequence ATGTCAGGTAAAACCGATGAATTGAAGGGCCGCGTCAAGGAAGCCGCCGGAGCGGTGGCCGACAATGACCACCTCCGCCGAGAAGGCAAAACTGATCAAGCGGCCGGCAAAGTGAAACAGAAGGTCGAACATGTCGTCGACAAGGCCAAGGACAAACTGGAAGAGTTGAACGAACGCACCGGCAAGGTCGGCTGGGCGGTTCTCTGGCTACTCGGCGTGCCCTTGCCCATCTTGGTCGTCCTCTATCTGCTGATGGGGCGATAG
- a CDS encoding low affinity iron permease family protein, which produces MTGIYEWSNYTFQPRAQFVKPSSGQILDNTGPPPLAGDAALLNEGFHKVARMTACVVGMPWSFAAAILVLLIWATTGPYFGYSDAWQLTLNTGTSIATFLIVFLIQNTQNRDARAMHLKLDELLRAVAEARNGLIALENLSDEQLKKLGVEFHHLSHGGHTVGREGTHRPAV; this is translated from the coding sequence ATGACTGGAATCTACGAGTGGTCTAATTACACATTTCAACCAAGAGCACAATTCGTGAAACCGTCCAGCGGACAAATTCTCGACAATACCGGTCCTCCACCCCTGGCCGGTGACGCTGCCCTATTGAACGAGGGATTCCACAAGGTTGCTAGAATGACCGCGTGCGTTGTTGGCATGCCGTGGTCGTTCGCGGCGGCCATCCTGGTACTGCTGATCTGGGCGACCACCGGTCCCTATTTTGGCTACTCCGATGCTTGGCAGCTCACGCTCAACACGGGCACGTCGATCGCCACCTTCCTGATCGTGTTTTTGATTCAAAATACCCAGAACAGAGACGCCCGCGCCATGCACCTGAAGCTCGATGAGCTGTTGCGAGCGGTCGCCGAAGCCCGCAATGGGTTAATCGCCCTGGAGAATCTATCCGACGAACAATTGAAGAAACTCGGTGTTGAATTCCACCACTTGTCTCACGGTGGGCACACCGTCGGCCGGGAGGGGACCCACAGGCCAGCCGTCTGA